A single region of the Nicotiana tomentosiformis unplaced genomic scaffold, ASM39032v3 Un00095, whole genome shotgun sequence genome encodes:
- the LOC138903863 gene encoding uncharacterized protein — translation MVNFDVILGMDWLSPCHAVLDCHAMSVTLAMPGSSRINWRGSLVDVPSRVISHLKAQQMVRKDCLSYLAFVRDVSAVAPTIDSVPIVREFSDVFPADQPGMPPDRDIDLVPGTQSISIPPYRMAPVEFKELKEQFQELLRGLLGLVCHLGIHQFYL, via the coding sequence atggttaattttgacgtgatcttgggtatggattggttgtctccatgtcatgctgttctagattgtcacgctatgTCTGTGACTTTGGCCATGCCAGGGTCGTCGAGGATTAACTGGAGAGGTTCTCTAGTggatgttcccagtagagtgatttcacacttgaaggcccaacagatggttAGGAAGGATTGTTTatcttatctagcctttgtgagggatgttagtgccgTTGCTcccactattgattctgttccgattGTGCGGgagttttcggatgtgtttcctgcagatcagCCGGGCATGCCGCCAGATAGGGACATTGACTTGGTGCctggcactcagtccatttctatcccaccatatcgtatggcaccagttgagttcaaagaattgaaggagcagtttcaGGAACTCCtaaggggtttattaggtctagtgtgtcaccttgggattcaccagttctatttgtga